One genomic region from Cucumis melo cultivar AY chromosome 9, USDA_Cmelo_AY_1.0, whole genome shotgun sequence encodes:
- the LOC103504569 gene encoding pentatricopeptide repeat-containing protein At1g71060, mitochondrial: MGFRRSLSSLQRLFPRTSSFQYASARSFSCSKTITRNQTSICISSRCNEHSTWPILNRDYTSQHSTHHGNEHSKQDLEAGQKSIMESDEITQDAEKFCKLISKNPNSCIESLLDGAALELSPALIEEVLKKLCNAGFLALSFFRWAEKQKGFKHTTESYNCLIEALGKIKQFNVIWNLVSDMKRKGILSRETFALITRRYARARKVKEAIESYEKMEKFGFQLGVSDFNRLIDTLCKSRNVKKAQEVFDKMKHGRFKPDIKSYTILLEGWGQDQNLLKLNEVYREMRDNGFEPDVVTFGILINAHCKARKYDEAIRLFHDMKAKNIKPSPHVFCTLINGLGSEKRLKEALEFFEQLKLSGFAPEAPTYNAVVGAYCWSMKMADAYRMVDDMRKSGIGPNSRTYDIILHHLIKGRKSKEAYSVFQRMSREPGCEPTLSTYEIMIRMFCNEERVDMAIQIWDEMKAKGVLPGMHLFSMLINRLCHENKLEDACTYFQEMLDVGIRPPATMFSNLKQALLDDGRKDTALLLAEKIKKLRKTPLVG; this comes from the coding sequence ATGGGTTTTCGTCGATCTCTCAGTTCCCTCCAAAGATTATTTCCAAGAACAAGCTCTTTCCAGTATGCATCAGCAAGATCTTTTTCTTGTTCAAAAACAATCACTAGAAATCAAACTTCAATCTGCATTTCATCTCGCTGTAATGAGCATTCAACTTGGCCTATTCTGAATCGCGATTACACCTCTCAACATTCCACCCATCATGGTAACGAGCACAGCAAACAGGATTTGGAAGCTGGCCAAAAATCTATCATGGAAAGTGATGAAATCACCCAGGATGCTGAAAAGTTTTGTAAGTTAATATCAAAAAACCCCAATTCTTGCATTGAATCGTTGCTTGATGGTGCTGCATTGGAGTTGTCGCCTGCTCTGATTGAGGAGGTGTTGAAGAAGCTATGCAATGCGGGGTTTCTTGCACTTTCGTTCTTCAGGTGGGCAGAGAAGCAGAAAGGCTTCAAACACACTACAGAAAGCTACAACTGCTTAATTGAAGCATTGGGTAAGATCAAACAGTTTAATGTGATTTGGAATTTGGTGAGTGATATGAAACGCAAAGGAATTTTAAGTAGAGAAACATTTGCTTTAATAACTCGGAGATATGCCCGAGCTAGAAAAGTTAAGGAAGCAATCGAGTCATATGAGAAGATGGAGAAGTTTGGATTTCAACTTGGAGTATCAGATTTCAATAGATTGATTGACACTCTATGCAAGTCCAGAAACGTTAAGAAAGCACAAGAGGTGTTTGATAAAATGAAGCATGGAAGGTTCAAACCTGATATTAAGTCCTACACGATTCTTTTAGAAGGATGGGGTCAGGATCAGAACTTGTTGAAGTTGAATGAGGTTTATAGGGAGATGAGAGACAACGGATTCGAACCCGATGTTGTTACTTTCGGTATTCTTATCAATGCACATTGCAAGGCAAGGAAGTATGATGAAGCAATTCGGTTGTTTCACGATATGAAAGCGAAGAATATCAAGCCATCACCTCATGTGTTCTGTACCTTAATCAATGGTTTGGGTTCTGAGAAGAGACTGAAAGAAGCTCTAGAGTTTTTCGAACAGTTGAAGTTAAGCGGCTTTGCTCCGGAGGCACCGACTTATAATGCTGTTGTGGGGGCTTACTGTTGGTCAATGAAGATGGCGGATGCATATAGGATGGTAGACGACATGAGGAAATCTGGCATTGGTCCTAACTCGAGGACGTATGATATCATATTACATCATTTGATAAAGGGTAGGAAATCAAAGGAGGCTTATTCGGTTTTCCAGAGAATGAGTAGGGAGCCTGGGTGTGAACCAACTTTGAGTACATATGAAATTATGATAAGAATGTTTTGCAACGAAGAAAGAGTGGATATGGCGATTCAGATTTGGGATGAAATGAAGGCTAAAGGAGTTCTTCCCGGAATGCACTTGTTCTCAATGTTGATTAATAGGTTGTGCCATGAGAACAAGTTGGAGGATGCTTGCACATACTTTCAAGAGATGTTGGATGTTGGTATTCGGCCGCCAGCAACCATGTTTAGCAATTTGAAACAAGCTCTTCTTGATGATGGTAGAAAGGATACTGCTTTGCTTTTGGCTGAGAAGATCAAAAAACTGAGGAAGACACCGTTGGTCGGGTGA